TCTTTAGCTGTTTCAGAATCATTTGTCAAATGATCTTCTGCAAATTCATTGTCCTCTAAATCACTATAAATGTCACTAAGGTCTGATAtttcaccatcatcatcattatcttCGTCTTCCTTTGGTTCGCTTTTGGAATCATTTACACTTGCTTCATCAATGCCTTTCAGTTCCTCTGGAATTTCAAATGATGCAAGTGGTTTGACATCATCGTCATTGTCAAACTGTAACCCAACCCTAATTTTGGCAAAATCTTGTGCAATGACCAATTTGTTGACCACAGGTTTTTCAATTTCCTTTTCTTCAGTTTCAGTGCCAGTTTCTTCTTCAGCTGTTTGTTCAGTGCCTTCCTTATCTTTAACATCTACCATTTTCTCTTGTTCTGTTGCATCAGGCTGTTGCTGTTGCTGTAGCTTTGACAGGGGTACTTCAAATCCTTCTGGAGCAACATAGAAAGGAAGTTTTCCTCTTTGCCAATCATTGAGAACCATTCTTGCCACTTGATTAACATCTGGCTCTCCCTTTTTAAGTAATTTCCCTGTCCTAGCAGCCATTTTCTCCAAAAATTCAGTTGCATTCTCCCAGCCATCAATCTTGTATGTCTTTACCAAATACTCCCTGCGCACTCTTTTTAGCACTTCCTCAATATAGTCTTCAGGGTTTTGTACCAGCTCAACTCTTACCACACCCTTCAGGACCTTTTCAGTGTCAGTTTCAGCAGAAGGATAAACTACACCAGGACAGTCAATCAAGAATATCCTCTTCATTAGAGTAATGTACTGCCACACTTTTGTCTCGCCAGCAATTGGGGCAACTTTACACACTTTTTTCGATCTCAGTGTGTTAATGACTGATGATTTACCTGTGTTTGGATATCCGATCAAGCCAACACTGATTTGTTTCTTATCAATGTGGAGTTTAGCAAATTGCCTCAATAAGTTTATCAGGGATCCTTTACCAAAGGGGTGAGTAAGGGATGCATGGAAGGCAATAGTTGGGTACTCTGAACTGAGAATAGCCACCCACCGTTGTGTTACCCAATTAGGAACCAGATCCACTTTGTTGAGGATGAAAATTAAGTGCTTGTGTGGTTTTTCCTTTTTTAGGAAGTTCTCTACAAAAGGACTCCTAGTCCCCATGGGATCACGGGCATCCAGTATCTGCAACAGGACATCTGATGAATCAATAACTTTGTAAAGTTCATTCCATATTCTCCTGCTCATGCCCGCGCCAAACACCCAGTCCCGCTGGCCCTCTTTAACTCCTGTGTCCTCTCGCACCCTGTCAATATCTTTCTCCTCATTGTAATTCTCAGTATTTTCTTCAACAGCTTTTGATAATGTCTGAAAATCATTAAACTTCAGATTTACCCTCTTTCTTTGCTTCTTTGGGCCAAATGTTTTGTCAAAACTCTCTGTATCCAGCAAGTGTACTCGAGCTTGTTTTGCCttttcatttagtaaagtgaTGGGCAAGTTGGTGGGTTTCATGACTACTTGGTACGGGTTCTTGACAGCTGCTCCCAGTTCTTCTTGAAACTTCTGCAGTGCATTTTGTGTGATGACGCGGGAGTTGCCGAACCACTTCTGATTTGGCTCAACTCGAGCGGTCGACCCGGACGGTAGCCAGCCTTGGAACGGCGCAGGTGTCAGTATTTTACCAGTTTTATCTCTCTTGGCTTTGAAATTACGGTACATCTGGAGCCTTTTTATAGTCCCTTTGGTCCTGGGATTCCCTACTCCTTTCAACCCttcggtgggcctttctgggTTCATGGAGTGCCCAGATTTGTTGAACCCCTGTTTTCGGGGGGGACCCGATGCTGAACGCACTTTAACCATTTTGAGGATTTAATGTTCACGTACTACACTTATGAAAACTAACAATTATGATAAATAGAAACAATTAAGCAATTTGAAGAGGTTAGAAACGACGACAAGGCGTGctattactttattatttgacattgacaagTGAGTTGAGTGAACGAAAACTACACCGCCTCGCACAGAAATCGCAACTTATTGACACGGCACTCACTTCATGTGTTATAAACTGGGTTggattttactcaaaactatTGTTTATAAACCATATTTTAACATGTTTCATATACTCACGTTAACGGCGTTTTAATTTCACAGGCACAGGCACTCTTTAAcgaaattaaaacaaacagaGATTCAAAAATACTACGATTGTttgtgacagtgacagtagATGCagttttattcattcattggGTTGGTGAGgcaaatgaatgaatgattaTATTTTCCTCGAACTGTATGCAACTTCACAGCAAGTGT
The sequence above is a segment of the Plutella xylostella chromosome 29, ilPluXylo3.1, whole genome shotgun sequence genome. Coding sequences within it:
- the LOC105393988 gene encoding nucleolar GTP-binding protein 2, producing MVKVRSASGPPRKQGFNKSGHSMNPERPTEGLKGVGNPRTKGTIKRLQMYRNFKAKRDKTGKILTPAPFQGWLPSGSTARVEPNQKWFGNSRVITQNALQKFQEELGAAVKNPYQVVMKPTNLPITLLNEKAKQARVHLLDTESFDKTFGPKKQRKRVNLKFNDFQTLSKAVEENTENYNEEKDIDRVREDTGVKEGQRDWVFGAGMSRRIWNELYKVIDSSDVLLQILDARDPMGTRSPFVENFLKKEKPHKHLIFILNKVDLVPNWVTQRWVAILSSEYPTIAFHASLTHPFGKGSLINLLRQFAKLHIDKKQISVGLIGYPNTGKSSVINTLRSKKVCKVAPIAGETKVWQYITLMKRIFLIDCPGVVYPSAETDTEKVLKGVVRVELVQNPEDYIEEVLKRVRREYLVKTYKIDGWENATEFLEKMAARTGKLLKKGEPDVNQVARMVLNDWQRGKLPFYVAPEGFEVPLSKLQQQQQPDATEQEKMVDVKDKEGTEQTAEEETGTETEEKEIEKPVVNKLVIAQDFAKIRVGLQFDNDDDVKPLASFEIPEELKGIDEASVNDSKSEPKEDEDNDDDGEISDLSDIYSDLEDNEFAEDHLTNDSETAKEIKRKKLEAASGAFTVTEVTQKGKKRKAGDTPAAPAKKITSKQKRAMERAQRRTKTGSNFYEVSNMSSGSESDDEYVPGEPEQVSEEDSADEETDIQFEKEQEQKATKRKVTTEKKGKKRQKTTRAARAATPEEEEVEEEKEELAPEEQKKREEDLWAMFLDGTDTVKKPAPKETNVPKEPAKPTVDGKKDKVNVTSSKSEEDAKAKERRIFEFAGETIVVEDNVIKEKIKTPVAAAAGIVPVSKIGGPSRKGKGSGGLSSILGQIGKSNQLSTLEKSKLDWQTYKQVEGVAEEVESHNKGKDGYLDRKDFLERADMRQYELERELRMSRRSNR